A window of the Chaetodon trifascialis isolate fChaTrf1 chromosome 9, fChaTrf1.hap1, whole genome shotgun sequence genome harbors these coding sequences:
- the LOC139335863 gene encoding zinc finger protein 431-like, producing the protein MSENFVFYSETKSIVETAVRTAVDVVNLKEENTMKELSERQKSDFVEMLSREATRKINAIFSQLSSSMHSENKSLKARVGQLEGELRKMTERYGDARTWRESVVNGCPVLFKESGLIFTLQQFGELKRKTDRESDGGETRKEVNSEAWSSRASRQDAAEAHTTTNTQQSEVTDGQNTQEAVGRKKGKVLYVCDVCNKCFTRQFHLQKHMNTHKEQWPFACNQCPRKFRNTATFEHHLLLHEEKKYASFKCQLCEKTFKTKMHLKTHQLVHTDTRPFVCSTCGKGFKTKHSLQAHQVVHTAEKLHKCSDCGESFRSAFTLQCHRSVHTGEHPFKCTVCGKAFAKRRSLRTHQSVHRGKVFTCETCGAGFTLQHNLKRHIRIHTGERPFGCKVCGKSFIQHSNLKAHMLLHGDSKSFMCDLCGKAFLYNCQLQKHQKVSHGENQGRVIRRRPRERSNRRVIYRPDQTTVDVTPFSCKICRMAFDTAHSLKRHELIHTGHKQYNCDKCGKSFFYKATYEYHQRIHSGERPYACDMCDKSFIIPQALKSHKLQHSGEKPYKCEECGKDFRIYTNYLRHLRIHTGEKPYECELCGMKFRQLGHVKFHMQIHTGVRPYACSSCGHGFSDSRSLKRHTCSEKDQEMSGNALSTS; encoded by the exons ATGTCGGAAAACTTTGTGTTTTACTCAGAAACAAAGTCCATCGTGGAGACAGCCGTTAGGACCGCGGTTGATGTCGTaaatttaaaagaagaaaatacgATGAAGGAGTTaagtgagagacagaag TCAGATTTTGTGGAAATGTTGTCACGGGAGGCAACGAGAAAGATCAACGCCATTTTCTCCCAACTGTCCTCGTCGATGCACAGCGAAAACAAGAGCCTGAAGGCCAGAGTGGGACAGCTGGAGGGCGAGCTGAGGAAGATGACTGAGCGCTATGGAGACGCCAGGACGTGGAGAGAAAGCGTGGTGAACGGCTGCCCCGTCCTGTTCAAGGAGAGTGGCCTGATCTTCACCCTGCAGCAGTTCGGggagttaaaaagaaaaacggACAGAGAATCAG ATGGTGGAGAGACAAGAAAGGAGGTGAACTCTGAAGCTTGGTCCTCACGAGCGAGTAGACAAG ACGCTGCAGAGGCTCATACCACAACAAACACTCAACAATCTGAAGTCACTGACGgccaaaacacacaggaagcagtgGGCAGGAAGAAGGGGAAGGTCTTGTATGTATGCGACGTCTGTAACAAGTGCTTCACGCGACAGTTTCACCTACAGAAGCACATGAACACTCACAAAGAACAGTGGCCTTTCGCCTGCAACCAGTGCCCGAGAAAATTCAGGAATACGGCGACTTTTGagcaccacctgctgctgcacgagGAGAAGAAGTACGCCAGCTTCAAGTGCCAGCTGTGTGAGAAGACGTTCAAAACGAAAATGCACCTGAAGACTCATCAGCTTGTACACACGGACACGAGGCCGTTCGTCTGCTCCACCTGTGGGAAGGGCTTCAAAACGAAGCACAGCCTGCAGGCTCATCAGGTCGTTCACACGGCGGAAAAGCTGCACAAGTGCTCGGACTGCGGGGAGAGTTTCAGGTCGGCGTTCACGCTGCAGTGCCACCGCAGCGTTCACACCGGGGAGCATCCCTTCAAATGCACGGTGTGCGGCAAAGCTTTCGCGAAGAGGAGGTCGCTCAGGACGCACCAGTCGGTCCACAGAGGGAAGGTGTTCACGTGTGAGACGTGTGGAGCGGGTTTCACCCTCCAGCACAACCTGAAGAGACACATTCGTATTCACACAGGTGAGAGACCGTTCGGATGTAAAGTCTGCGGGAAGAGTTTCATTCAGCACAGTAACCTGAAGGCTCACATGCTTCTTCACGGCGACTCAAAGTCCTTCATGTGTGACCTGTGTGGAAAGGCTTTCCTTTACAACTGCcagctgcagaaacaccagAAAGTAAGTCACGGCGAAAACCAAGGGCGGGTCATCAGAAGACGACCTCGAGAGCGCAGCAACCGCAGAGTTATCTATCGACCGGACCAGACGACGGTGGACGTGACGCCGTTCAGCTGCAAGATCTGCCGCATGGCCTTTGACACGGCGCATTCACTGAAGAGGCACGAGCTCATTCACACCGGTCACAAGCAGTACAACTGCGACAAATGTGGGAAATCCTTTTTCTACAAAGCCACCTACGAATACCACCAACGCATCCATTCCGGGGAACGGCCGTACGCTTGTGACATGTGTGACAAGAGCTTCATCATCCCTCAGGCCCTCAAGtcccacaaactgcagcactcTGGAGAGAAACCATATAAATGTGAGGAGTGCGGCAAAGATTTCAGGATCTACACCAACTACCTGAGACACTTACGGATCCACACGGGGGAGAAGCCCTACGAGTGTGAGCTCTGCGGGATGAAGTTCAGGCAGCTCGGACACGTGAAGTTCCACATGCAGATCCACACAGGAGTGAGACCCTATGCCTGTAGCAGCTGTGGGCACGGATTTTCAGACTCAAGGTCGCTCAAGAGACACACCTGCTCTGAGAAAGACCAGGAAATGTCAGGAAACGCACTCAGTACGTCCTGA
- the LOC139335861 gene encoding oocyte zinc finger protein XlCOF6-like isoform X1 — protein sequence MSDLEAQVGAVLEIMVSATVAEMTKVNGGSDPTRPDLPSCRTENSLGSSDETVVQFGVFMASLAREAVEKICQLFHECSSVLRSEVTRGVAETEDLRRRLEVAEMELKLVLEGSRGQKDVEELTEGGSRAEEGRRAPTNEAEGETVQSQRSGRKSCRVVAGGDGGVKRSPIIHLWKGRTYEDSIQTVIIKEEGLEAFTDQVSSDSGQYRDDPGQDDGDDPDYQLETEDPADGDPGFTTRPKRVVKPKSHRGRAKKESPSQNQQPLSCRHCRKTFTKLLQLKAHQAVHGANAEKPFHCSQCGRGFSFQRSLNAHMLLHTGERPHTCDVCGKGFTLKQLLRNHQRLHAEVRPFRCEQCGKSFYRAHGLKMHQMVHTGERAYNCQYCNKSFTIQGNLQRHLRIHTGEKPFRCDTCGKSFNQADTLKGHQRIHTGERPFSCETCGKCFTQKSALKMHQKTSHSGENSLACVACGTTVACVDSLRKHLQTHAATIPCTCVLCGRRLSSITDLRSHQQHHTVDRPHSCGLCGKSFKSSSYLKIHLKTHSGERPFSCDICGRLFTQHSSLKSHQVVHTGEKPFSCDTCGKCFSNTGNLNRHQRIHTGEKPFSCDTCGRSFNQGNSLKAHQQIHTGEKQFMCDKCGKSFSYLRNLKDHKCFYI from the exons ATGTCGGATTTGGAGGCGCAGGTCGGCGCCGTTTTGGAGATAATGGTCAGCGCGACTGTCGCAGAAATGACCAAAGTTAACGGCGGCTCCGACCCAACACGTCCAGATTTGCCTTCATGTAGGACCGAAAACAGTCTCGGGTCCTCGGATGAGACG GTGGTCCAGTTTGGCGTCTTCATGGCGTCTCTGGCTCGAGAAGCTGTGGAGAAGATCTGCCAGCTTTTCCACGAATGTTCATCTGTGCTGCGGTCAGAA gtgaCGCGGGGGGTCGCAGAGACCGAGGACCTGAGGAGGAGACTGGAGGtggcagagatggagctgaagcTGGTGCTGGAGGGCAGTAGAGGCCAGAAGGATGTGGAGGAGCTGACGGAGGGAGGCAGCAGAGcggaggagggcaggagggctcCGACCAAcgaagcagagggagagactgtCCAGAGCCAGCGCTCAGggaggaagagctgcagag TTGTTGCTGGTGGTGATGGCGGAGTGAAGAGATCGCCCATAATTCACCTCTGGAAAGGCAGAACTTACGAG GACAGCATCCAGACTGTGATAATTAAGGAGGAAGGATTGGAGGCGTTCACTGACCAGGTGTCCTCTGATTCTGGACAGTACAGAGACGACCCCGGCCAGGACGATGGCGACGACCCAGACTACCAG ctggagacagaggatCCAGCTGACGGTGACCCAGGATTCACCACCAGACCTAAACGTGTCGTAAAGCCCAAGTCCCATCGAGGCCGAGCGAAGAAGGAGAGTCCGAGTCAGAACCAGCagcctctgagctgcagacacTGCAGGAAAACCTTCaccaagctgctgcagctcaaagccCACCAGGCCGTCCACGGGGCCAACGCAGAGAAGCCCTTCCACTGCTCCCAGTGTGGCCGAGGCTTTTCTTTCCAGCGCAGCCTCAACGCACACATGCTGCTTCACACAG GTGAGAGACCACACACCTGTGACGTCTGTGGGAAGGGTTTCAccctgaagcagctgctgaggaACCACCAGCGTCTCCATGCGGAGGTCCGGCCGTTCCGCTGTGAGCAGTGTGGAAAGAGCTTCTACCGAGCTCACGGCCTGAAGATGCATCAGATGGTCCACACTGGGGAGCGGGCCTATAATTGCCAGTACTGCAACAAAAGCTTCACAATACAAGGTAACCTGCAGCGCCACCTGCGCATACACACGGGGGAAAAGCCATTCAGGTGCGACACTTGTGGCAAGAGCTTCAACCAGGCGGACACTCTGAAGGGCCATCAGCGGATCCACACCGGTGAGCGTCCCTTCAGCTGCGAGACCTGTGGCAAGTGCTTCACCCAGAAGAGCGCCTTGAAGATGCACCAGAAGACCTCTCACTCAGGTGAGAACTCGCTGGCATGTGTGGCATGCGGCACTACGGTGGCCTGCGTGGACTCGCTTCGCAAACACCTCCAGACGCACGCGGCGACCATTCCGTGCACGTGCGTGCTCTGCGGCCGGCGGCTCAGCTCCATTACCGACCTACGCTcgcaccagcagcaccacacaGTGGACCGGCCTCACAGCTGTGGGCTCTGCGGGAAGAGCTTTAAGTCGTCCAGTTACCTGAAGATTCACCTGAAGACGCACAGCGGGGAGAGGCCCTTCTCCTGCGACATCTGCGGCCGCCTGTTCACgcagcacagcagcctgaaATCACATCAG GTGGTCCACACgggagagaaacccttcagcTGCGACACGTGTGGGAAATGCTTCAGCAACACGGGCAACCTGAACAGACACCAGCGCATCCACACTGGGGAGAAGCCGTTCAGCTGCGACACGTGCGGACGCAGCTTCAACCAGGGAAACAGCCTGAAAGCCCACCAGCAGATCCACACCGGGGAGAAACAGTTCATGTGCGACAAGTGTGGGAAGAGCTTCTCTTATCTGAGGAACCTGAAGGACCACAAGTGTTTCTACATCTGA
- the LOC139335861 gene encoding oocyte zinc finger protein XlCOF6-like isoform X2: MSDLEAQVGAVLEIMVSATVAEMTKVNGGSDPTRPDLPSCRTENSLGSSDETVVQFGVFMASLAREAVEKICQLFHECSSVLRSEVTRGVAETEDLRRRLEVAEMELKLVLEGSRGQKDVEELTEGGSRAEEGRRAPTNEAEGETVQSQRSGRKSCRVVAGGDGGVKRSPIIHLWKGRTYEDSIQTVIIKEEGLEAFTDQVSSDSGQYRDDPGQDDGDDPDYQLETEDPADGDPGFTTRPKRVVKPKSHRGRAKKESPSQNQQPLSCRHCRKTFTKLLQLKAHQAVHGANAEKPFHCSQCGRGFSFQRSLNAHMLLHTGERPHTCDVCGKGFTLKQLLRNHQRLHAEVRPFRCEQCGKSFYRAHGLKMHQMVHTGERAYNCQYCNKSFTIQGNLQRHLRIHTGEKPFRCDTCGKSFNQADTLKGHQRIHTGERPFSCETCGKCFTQKSALKMHQKTSHSGENSLACVACGTTVACVDSLRKHLQTHAATIPCTCVLCGRRLSSITDLRSHQQHHTVDRPHSCGLCGKSFKSSSYLKIHLKTHSGERPFSCDICGRLFTQHSSLKSHQRIHTGEKPFSCDTCGRSFNQGNSLKAHQQIHTGEKQFMCDKCGKSFSYLRNLKDHKCFYI; this comes from the exons ATGTCGGATTTGGAGGCGCAGGTCGGCGCCGTTTTGGAGATAATGGTCAGCGCGACTGTCGCAGAAATGACCAAAGTTAACGGCGGCTCCGACCCAACACGTCCAGATTTGCCTTCATGTAGGACCGAAAACAGTCTCGGGTCCTCGGATGAGACG GTGGTCCAGTTTGGCGTCTTCATGGCGTCTCTGGCTCGAGAAGCTGTGGAGAAGATCTGCCAGCTTTTCCACGAATGTTCATCTGTGCTGCGGTCAGAA gtgaCGCGGGGGGTCGCAGAGACCGAGGACCTGAGGAGGAGACTGGAGGtggcagagatggagctgaagcTGGTGCTGGAGGGCAGTAGAGGCCAGAAGGATGTGGAGGAGCTGACGGAGGGAGGCAGCAGAGcggaggagggcaggagggctcCGACCAAcgaagcagagggagagactgtCCAGAGCCAGCGCTCAGggaggaagagctgcagag TTGTTGCTGGTGGTGATGGCGGAGTGAAGAGATCGCCCATAATTCACCTCTGGAAAGGCAGAACTTACGAG GACAGCATCCAGACTGTGATAATTAAGGAGGAAGGATTGGAGGCGTTCACTGACCAGGTGTCCTCTGATTCTGGACAGTACAGAGACGACCCCGGCCAGGACGATGGCGACGACCCAGACTACCAG ctggagacagaggatCCAGCTGACGGTGACCCAGGATTCACCACCAGACCTAAACGTGTCGTAAAGCCCAAGTCCCATCGAGGCCGAGCGAAGAAGGAGAGTCCGAGTCAGAACCAGCagcctctgagctgcagacacTGCAGGAAAACCTTCaccaagctgctgcagctcaaagccCACCAGGCCGTCCACGGGGCCAACGCAGAGAAGCCCTTCCACTGCTCCCAGTGTGGCCGAGGCTTTTCTTTCCAGCGCAGCCTCAACGCACACATGCTGCTTCACACAG GTGAGAGACCACACACCTGTGACGTCTGTGGGAAGGGTTTCAccctgaagcagctgctgaggaACCACCAGCGTCTCCATGCGGAGGTCCGGCCGTTCCGCTGTGAGCAGTGTGGAAAGAGCTTCTACCGAGCTCACGGCCTGAAGATGCATCAGATGGTCCACACTGGGGAGCGGGCCTATAATTGCCAGTACTGCAACAAAAGCTTCACAATACAAGGTAACCTGCAGCGCCACCTGCGCATACACACGGGGGAAAAGCCATTCAGGTGCGACACTTGTGGCAAGAGCTTCAACCAGGCGGACACTCTGAAGGGCCATCAGCGGATCCACACCGGTGAGCGTCCCTTCAGCTGCGAGACCTGTGGCAAGTGCTTCACCCAGAAGAGCGCCTTGAAGATGCACCAGAAGACCTCTCACTCAGGTGAGAACTCGCTGGCATGTGTGGCATGCGGCACTACGGTGGCCTGCGTGGACTCGCTTCGCAAACACCTCCAGACGCACGCGGCGACCATTCCGTGCACGTGCGTGCTCTGCGGCCGGCGGCTCAGCTCCATTACCGACCTACGCTcgcaccagcagcaccacacaGTGGACCGGCCTCACAGCTGTGGGCTCTGCGGGAAGAGCTTTAAGTCGTCCAGTTACCTGAAGATTCACCTGAAGACGCACAGCGGGGAGAGGCCCTTCTCCTGCGACATCTGCGGCCGCCTGTTCACgcagcacagcagcctgaaATCACATCAG CGCATCCACACTGGGGAGAAGCCGTTCAGCTGCGACACGTGCGGACGCAGCTTCAACCAGGGAAACAGCCTGAAAGCCCACCAGCAGATCCACACCGGGGAGAAACAGTTCATGTGCGACAAGTGTGGGAAGAGCTTCTCTTATCTGAGGAACCTGAAGGACCACAAGTGTTTCTACATCTGA
- the LOC139336456 gene encoding DCN1-like protein 5 yields the protein MPVKKKRKLPEADDNEHKCKITSFTRPQIRGAIRGAEKLFSNKKCLAWFHKFAGNNKVVDPEAMEKFCEDIGVEPENIIMLVLAWHLEAANMGFFTKDEWLRGMTLLQCDCTERLQSKLDYLRSELNDSVAFKNIYRYAFDFSRDKSQKSLDMDTAKSMLALLLGRTWPLFPVFQQFLEQSKYKGMNKDQWYNVLEFSRTINTDLSNYDEDGAWPVLLDEFVEWQRSWSAA from the exons ATGcctgtgaagaagaagaggaagctccCTGAAGCAGATGATAATGAGCACAAGTGTAAAATTACAag TTTCACTCGGCCTCAGATCCGTGGAGCCATCCGCGGTGCTGAGAAGCTCTTCTCCAACAAGAAGTGCCTGGCTTGGTTCCACAAGTTCGCCGGCAACAACAAAGTGGTCGATCCGGAGGCCATGGAGAAGTTCTGTGAAGACATCGGTGTGGAACCGGAGAAT atCATTATGTTAGTTTTAGCCTGGCATCTGGAAGCAGCAAACATGGGATTCTTCACGAAAGACGAGTGGCTCAGAGGAATGACGTTACTGCA GTGTGACTGCACAGAGAGGTTACAGAGCAAACTGGATTACCTGCGCAGTGAGCTCAACGACTCTGTAGCCTTCAAAAACATCTACAGATACGCCTTTGACTTTTCCAGA GACAAGAGCCAGAAGAGTTTGGACATGGACACAGCCAAGTCCATGCTGGCCTTGCTGCTAGGGAGGACCTGGCCTCTCTTTCCAGTCTTCCAGCAGTTCCTGGAG CAGTCCAAGTACAAAGGGATGAATAAGGACCAGTGGTATAACGTTCTGGAGTTCAGCAGGACCATCAACACAGACCTCAGCAACTACGATGAAGACGGAGCTT